Part of the Paenibacillus sp. JNUCC32 genome is shown below.
GGAAGCCTTTCATAATGAACTGAAACTGAATCATTTTGCGCGTTATATGATTATGGAATACGAAGGCCGAACCGTAGGGTATGCCGGCATGTGGACGATCGTGGATGAAGCGCACGTCACGAATATTGCCCTGCTGGAGCAGTATCGCGGACGCAAGTGGGGCGATCGGCTGCTGACCGAACTGATGAAGACAGCTGCCTATATGGGGATGGAGAAAATGACGCTCGAGGTTCGGGTGTCCAATCACGTTGCCCAGCGTTTATATATCAAAAAAGGGTTTAAACCAGCCGGTGTCCGGAAGGGGTATTATTCCGATAACCAGGAAGACGCACTCATCATGTGGGCAGATCTGCCCCCTTATCGGGAGGACGATGGCGAGGAAGGAAGTCAAAGGCTATCATGAAGGATGAAAAAATAGACCGGCAGCACAGCTGCATTTTGGCGATAGAAACGAGCTGCGATGAAACCTCGGTTGCCGTCGTAAAGGATGGCTGCGAGGTATTGTCCAGCGTCATTGCCAGCCAGATTGAAACGCATAAAGCATTCGGCGGGGTGGTGCCCGAGGTGGCCTCCCGTAAGCATGTGGAGAGCATTACGTTAATTATTGAGCAGGCCGTAGCCGAGGCCGGGATCGAAATGAAGGATTTGTCGGCGATCGCCGTCACGCAGGGTCCCGGTTTGGTCGGAGCGCTTCTCGTGGGCGTCATGGCGGCCAAAAGCCTGGCCTTTGCGCTGGGCAAGCCGCTGATCGGCACGCATCATATTGCGGGTCATATTTACGCAAACCGCTTTGTGGGCGACATCGCCTATCCTTGCATGGCGCTGGTTGTTTCCGGCGGCCATACCGAGCTGGTCTACATGAAAGACGAGGGCAGCTTTGAGTTAATCGGCAGGACGCGGGATGATGCGGTTGGCGAAGCGTACGACAAGGTGGCAAGGGCGCTTGGATTCCCGTATCCCGGAGG
Proteins encoded:
- the rimI gene encoding ribosomal protein S18-alanine N-acetyltransferase, with the protein product MDEQKKPADGEEGLSFRLMTLEDIPEVLKVEREAFTVPWTEEAFHNELKLNHFARYMIMEYEGRTVGYAGMWTIVDEAHVTNIALLEQYRGRKWGDRLLTELMKTAAYMGMEKMTLEVRVSNHVAQRLYIKKGFKPAGVRKGYYSDNQEDALIMWADLPPYREDDGEEGSQRLS
- the tsaD gene encoding tRNA (adenosine(37)-N6)-threonylcarbamoyltransferase complex transferase subunit TsaD, which produces MKDEKIDRQHSCILAIETSCDETSVAVVKDGCEVLSSVIASQIETHKAFGGVVPEVASRKHVESITLIIEQAVAEAGIEMKDLSAIAVTQGPGLVGALLVGVMAAKSLAFALGKPLIGTHHIAGHIYANRFVGDIAYPCMALVVSGGHTELVYMKDEGSFELIGRTRDDAVGEAYDKVARALGFPYPGGPHVDRMALEAEEVVDLPRVWLEPDSYDFSFSGLKSAVLNVVNQSKMRGEDVRTEAIARGFQESVVEVLVEKAVRAVKAYDAKQLLLCGGVAANRGLRQALSERCGQEGIPLTIPPFQYCTDNGAMIAAAAHLKWKRESFTPLDMKADPQMSLEFWAEH